AGAAATAATCGCTCCGCATTCTCAGGAAGATCGGATTTCCCGGTGGTAAAGGCCTTATAGCTCTCCTCAAAAACCTTTACCTCCCCTTTGCGGCCCAGGATCCGCATAATGTCGTCGTCGGAGATCTTGGCGTTGGAACGGCCGTTTCCCTTCTCGGCCATATTGTTGTAGGAAAGCAGGATATACCTGGCCTTGATATCCTGGATCAGGGTCTCAAATGCCTTGGTCGCTCCGGTGGTGCAGTATCTGCTCTTCATCCCGCTCCGGTCCATCTTCTTCGCCACGCCAAATACTTCCGGCTTCTCCCACCGCGCCACATTCTCAAGCAGATGATAGGTGTCACAGTACTGCCTTGAGTTGTAGGGCGGGTCGATATAGACAAGGTCCGCCTCGATCCTTTTGACCAGGTTGTTGGCGTCCTCATTGAAGCACTGATTCTGCGGGTTGTTGTGAACCTCTGCCAGAGGAACGCAAAGCTCCAGCGAGCCTTCGAATTTGGCTCCCTTCCTGTAGGCGTCATAATGCCCGCAGGTCACAGCGATCCGGTCCATGGCGTAGAGCAGGGACGTGATCAGGATGGCACGCTCTCTCCGGTTGAGATTGCCTCTTTTGTAATTCCGCTCAATATCCTCCCGGATATACCCGATCCTGGCGCAATCTCTTTTGCTGAAATAAGTATCCGCGAAATTGCGGGTCATATAATTCTCTCCGGGATTGATCTTCCCGTTATACCGGACCACCTGGTCGATGATCTTCCGAGGCTCATAGGGTTCCGCGCCAAACCAGGCATAGTTGCAGATGTAATTGCTGTACATCAGGTCGTTGGTGATCAGGGTCTTGTCGGCAAAAGCCGAGGACACTGCGCCCGTGCCGGCGAAAATGTCCGCCACCGTATGGATCTCGCGGCACTCCGCCTCCACAACGCTTTTGATAAAGGGGAGAAGCTTATACTTATTCCCCAGATACCGCCGGTTATTGATGGATGAAGTTTTGTAGGTTTTTGTCTCTTCCTGGCTCATTGCCTGTCCTCCGCCTCTTCATTGCTGTCATGACCCTATCACACAAGGTGTCCCATAAAACTCTCTTGTAAACACAGCGGCAGAGAAATCTTCTGCCTCTCTGCCGCCATAACTGTTCTTTATTTCTTATTCCCACTCGATGGTTCCCGTCGGCTTCGGCGTCAGGTCGTAGCACACCCGGTTCACACCCGGTACTTCTTTGGTGATCCGGTCAGTGATGTGCTGCAGCAGGGCGAAGGGCACATCCTCCACCGTAGCTGTCATAGCGTCCTTGGTATTCACGGCACGGATGATCACCGGCCACTCAAAGGAGCGCTTGCCTTCTTTCACACCCACAGACTTGAAGTCCGGGATGATGGTGAAATACTGCCATACCTTGCCTTCCAGGCCGTTCTCCGCGAATTCCTCCCTGAGGATGGCGTCTGACTCCCGGACAGCCTCCAGACGGTCTCTGGTGATAGCGCCAAGGCACCGCACCCCAAGTCCCGGTCCCGGGAAGGGCTGACGGTATACCATGCCGTCCGGCAGGCCAAGGGCCTTACCTACCACCCGCACTTCGTCCTTGAAAAGCAGCTTCAGGGGCTCTACCAGCTCAAACTGCAGATCCTCCGGCAGACCGCCCACGTTATGGTGAGCCTTCACGCCGTCGCTCTCCAGGATGTCAGGATAGATAGTTCCCTGGGCCAGGAACTCGATCCCCTCCAGCTTTCTCGCCTCTTCTTCAAATACCCGGATAAATTCCGCGCCGATGATTTTACGCTTCTGCTCCGGTTCCTCCACCCCTTCCAGCTTGTCAAGGAAGCGGTCGATGGCGTCTACATACACCAGGTTGGCGTCCATCTCATCCCGGAACACCTGAACCACCTGCTCCGGCTCGCCTTTGCGCAGCAGACCGTGGTTCACATGGACGCACACCAGTTGTTTGCCGATGGCCTTGATAAGAAGCGCCGCCACAACAGAGGAATCCACTCCTCCGGACAGAGCCAGCAGCACCTTTTTGTCGCCTACCTGCTCCTGGATCTCTTTTACCTGTTCTTCAATAAATGCCTCCGCCAGTTCACTGGTTGTAATACGGACCATATCGTCCGGACGTTTGTTGTTATCCATCCCTTTTATCTCCTTTTTTCGTAAAATGATGAACCCTTTGTAAACCTAAAGATATTATAGAGGAAAAATCAGCGAAGGGCAACCGGATTTCACGCTTCTTTCTTTCCCCCTGCCACGCCGCAGTAGATCACAAATGCCAGGAACAAAACGGCGATGGCCATCCATCCTGCCAGGGCCGCCGTGCCCATAGGCGCGAACTTGTCATAGTATCCCTTCAGGTAGATCACCATGATGATCAGCGGGATCCCGTAAGCCACATAATTCTTAAGTCCCCGGGGGAATCTGGGGCCCTTGCCGGTATTGGCCTCTTCCAGGAACTTCTCCCAGCCCCAGCCGTTCTTCCGGGTACAGAAGAGCACATAGCCAAGGCTGCCCAGAGGAAGCAGGTTGTTGGACACGATAAAGTCCTCCAGATCCATGATGGTGCTTCCCTCCCCCAGCGGCTGGAAGCCTGCCAGTACATTGAAGCCCAGCACGCAGGGCATGCTCAGCAGGATGATCAGCACCGCGCTCACGATCACGCTCTTACTCCGGGACCATCCGAACAGGTCCATGTCAAAGGAAATAATATTCTCAAATACCGCCACTACCGTGGTAAACGCGGCAAAGGTCAGGAACAGGAAGAAAAGCCCGCCCCAGAACGCGCCGCCCGGAATCTGGGCGAAAATATTGGGGATAGTGATAAAGATCAGGCTGGGACCGGATCCCGGCTCGATGCCAAAGGCAAAACAGGCCGGAATGATGATGAATCCCGCCGTCAGCGCCACACTGGTATCCAGGGCTGTGATGCTCACCGCCTCCCCCAGAAGCGCCCGGTCTTTAGGCATATAGCTTCCGAAGATCATCATGGCGCCGATACCGATGGACAGGGTAAAGAAGGACTGGCTCAGGGCCGCGAAGATCACATTTCCAATGCCCTGCTCCGCCATCTTGGCAAAATCCGGAACCAGGTAGAAATGAATTCCCTCTCCCGCTCCCTCCATGAATACAGAGTGGATCGCCAGAATGATCATCAGTACCAGCAGAATGGACATCATGAACTTAGACGCCCGCTCGATCCCTTTCTGGATCCCGAACACGCACACCGCGAATCCGATCACGCAGATCAGGATGGTCCAGAAAGCCATCACCGGCAGGTTGCCCATCACTTCAGAGAAGGCCGCCGTCACTTCCTCGGTGCTGGCGCCGTTGAAATCACCTTTGATACTCTTAAAACAGTAATACAGAAGCCATCCGCCTACGGTGGTGTAGAACATCATCAGAAGATAGCTTCCCACGATACCGATCCATTTCGTCCAGTGCCACTTCGTCCCTTCCGGCGCCAGCTTCTCAAAGGAAGCCGCCACGCTGAACCGGCTGGCACGTCCGATGGAAAACTCACATACCAGGACGGGGATCCCCATGATCAGCAAAAAGATCAGGTAGATCAAAATAAATGCCGCCCCTCCATATTCCCCGCAAAGATACGGGAATTTCCATACATTTCCGATCCCGATGGCACACCCTGCGGATACCAGGATGAACCCGATCCGGGAACCGAATGTTTCTCTCTTCATTCCTCTCGTCTCCCTTCTATCCTTG
This window of the Massilistercora timonensis genome carries:
- a CDS encoding DNA adenine methylase gives rise to the protein MSQEETKTYKTSSINNRRYLGNKYKLLPFIKSVVEAECREIHTVADIFAGTGAVSSAFADKTLITNDLMYSNYICNYAWFGAEPYEPRKIIDQVVRYNGKINPGENYMTRNFADTYFSKRDCARIGYIREDIERNYKRGNLNRRERAILITSLLYAMDRIAVTCGHYDAYRKGAKFEGSLELCVPLAEVHNNPQNQCFNEDANNLVKRIEADLVYIDPPYNSRQYCDTYHLLENVARWEKPEVFGVAKKMDRSGMKSRYCTTGATKAFETLIQDIKARYILLSYNNMAEKGNGRSNAKISDDDIMRILGRKGEVKVFEESYKAFTTGKSDLPENAERLFLCTCFDEEQTI
- a CDS encoding sodium-dependent transporter yields the protein MKRETFGSRIGFILVSAGCAIGIGNVWKFPYLCGEYGGAAFILIYLIFLLIMGIPVLVCEFSIGRASRFSVAASFEKLAPEGTKWHWTKWIGIVGSYLLMMFYTTVGGWLLYYCFKSIKGDFNGASTEEVTAAFSEVMGNLPVMAFWTILICVIGFAVCVFGIQKGIERASKFMMSILLVLMIILAIHSVFMEGAGEGIHFYLVPDFAKMAEQGIGNVIFAALSQSFFTLSIGIGAMMIFGSYMPKDRALLGEAVSITALDTSVALTAGFIIIPACFAFGIEPGSGPSLIFITIPNIFAQIPGGAFWGGLFFLFLTFAAFTTVVAVFENIISFDMDLFGWSRSKSVIVSAVLIILLSMPCVLGFNVLAGFQPLGEGSTIMDLEDFIVSNNLLPLGSLGYVLFCTRKNGWGWEKFLEEANTGKGPRFPRGLKNYVAYGIPLIIMVIYLKGYYDKFAPMGTAALAGWMAIAVLFLAFVIYCGVAGGKKEA
- the guaA gene encoding glutamine-hydrolyzing GMP synthase, which produces MDNNKRPDDMVRITTSELAEAFIEEQVKEIQEQVGDKKVLLALSGGVDSSVVAALLIKAIGKQLVCVHVNHGLLRKGEPEQVVQVFRDEMDANLVYVDAIDRFLDKLEGVEEPEQKRKIIGAEFIRVFEEEARKLEGIEFLAQGTIYPDILESDGVKAHHNVGGLPEDLQFELVEPLKLLFKDEVRVVGKALGLPDGMVYRQPFPGPGLGVRCLGAITRDRLEAVRESDAILREEFAENGLEGKVWQYFTIIPDFKSVGVKEGKRSFEWPVIIRAVNTKDAMTATVEDVPFALLQHITDRITKEVPGVNRVCYDLTPKPTGTIEWE